In Mycobacterium gallinarum, a single window of DNA contains:
- the rpsB gene encoding 30S ribosomal protein S2 encodes MAVVTMKQLLDSGTHFGHQTRRWNPKMKRFIFTDRNGIYIIDLQQTLTYIDKAYEFVKETVAHGGSIMFVGTKKQAQESIAEEATRVGMPYVNQRWLGGMLTNFSTVHKRLQRLKELEAMEQTGGFEGRTKKEILMLTREKNKLERSLGGIRDMQKVPSAIWVVDTNKEHLAVAEARKLNIPIIAILDTNCDPDLVDYPIPGNDDAIRSAALLTKVVASAVAEGLQARAGAGKGDGEAQAEGAEPLAEWEQELLAGATASTDAGGADAAPTTETPQES; translated from the coding sequence ATGGCCGTCGTGACCATGAAACAGCTGCTGGACAGCGGCACCCACTTCGGGCATCAGACCCGTCGCTGGAATCCCAAGATGAAGCGGTTCATCTTCACCGACCGCAACGGCATCTACATCATCGATCTGCAGCAGACGCTGACATACATCGACAAGGCGTACGAGTTCGTCAAGGAGACTGTCGCCCATGGCGGCAGCATCATGTTCGTCGGTACCAAGAAGCAGGCGCAGGAGTCGATCGCCGAAGAGGCGACCCGCGTCGGCATGCCTTACGTGAACCAGCGCTGGCTGGGCGGCATGCTCACCAACTTCTCGACCGTGCACAAGCGTCTGCAGCGCCTCAAGGAACTCGAGGCCATGGAGCAGACCGGTGGCTTCGAGGGCCGCACCAAGAAGGAAATCTTGATGCTGACCCGCGAGAAGAACAAGCTCGAGCGCAGCCTCGGCGGTATCCGGGACATGCAGAAGGTGCCGTCGGCGATCTGGGTCGTCGACACCAACAAGGAGCACCTCGCCGTTGCGGAGGCCCGCAAGCTGAACATCCCGATCATCGCGATCCTCGACACCAACTGCGATCCGGACCTCGTCGACTACCCGATCCCGGGCAACGACGACGCGATCCGCTCGGCCGCGCTGCTGACCAAGGTCGTGGCGTCTGCGGTCGCCGAGGGTCTGCAGGCCCGTGCCGGCGCAGGCAAGGGTGACGGAGAGGCCCAGGCCGAGGGTGCCGAGCCGCTCGCCGAGTGGGAGCAGGAACTGCTCGCCGGCGCTACGGCGTCCACCGATGCCGGTGGGGCCGACGCCGCCCCCACCACTGAAACCCCTCAAGAGTCATAG
- the tsf gene encoding translation elongation factor Ts → MANYTAADVKRLRELTGAGMLDSKNALVESEGDFDKAVELLRIKGAKDVGKRAERATAEGLVAAKDGALIELNSETDFVAKNAEFQAAAEQIVAAAAAAKAADVDALKAARVGGGAGDTTVEQLVADLSAKIGEKLELRRVAYFDGNVETYLHKRAADLPPGVGVLVEYESGDDEKGKAAAHAVALQIAALKAKYLTREDVPEDIVAHERRIAEETAKEEGKPEQALPKIVEGRVTGFYKDVVLLDQPSVSDNKKTVKALLEEAGVTVTRFVRFEVGQT, encoded by the coding sequence ATGGCGAACTACACCGCTGCCGATGTGAAGCGACTTCGCGAGCTCACCGGCGCCGGCATGCTCGACTCCAAGAACGCGCTGGTCGAGTCCGAGGGCGACTTCGACAAGGCCGTCGAACTGCTTCGCATCAAGGGCGCCAAGGACGTCGGCAAGCGCGCTGAGCGCGCGACCGCCGAAGGTCTGGTCGCCGCGAAGGACGGCGCGCTGATCGAGCTGAACTCCGAGACCGACTTCGTCGCCAAGAACGCCGAGTTCCAGGCCGCGGCCGAACAGATCGTCGCGGCCGCCGCGGCGGCCAAGGCCGCCGATGTCGACGCGCTCAAGGCCGCTCGGGTTGGTGGCGGGGCCGGCGACACAACGGTCGAGCAGCTTGTCGCGGACCTGTCCGCGAAGATCGGCGAGAAGCTTGAACTGCGCCGTGTGGCCTACTTCGACGGCAACGTCGAGACGTATCTGCACAAGCGGGCCGCCGACCTGCCGCCCGGTGTGGGCGTGCTGGTCGAGTACGAATCCGGTGACGACGAGAAAGGCAAGGCTGCGGCGCACGCCGTGGCGTTGCAGATCGCTGCGCTGAAGGCGAAGTACCTCACCCGTGAGGACGTGCCGGAGGACATCGTCGCCCACGAGCGCCGGATCGCCGAGGAGACGGCCAAGGAGGAGGGCAAGCCCGAGCAGGCGCTGCCCAAGATCGTCGAAGGCCGCGTGACCGGCTTCTACAAGGACGTCGTGCTGCTGGATCAGCCGTCGGTGTCCGACAACAAGAAGACCGTGAAGGCGCTGCTCGAGGAGGCGGGCGTGACCGTCACCCGGTTCGTGCGCTTCGAGGTCGGCCAGACGTAA